Proteins from one Oenanthe melanoleuca isolate GR-GAL-2019-014 chromosome 1, OMel1.0, whole genome shotgun sequence genomic window:
- the LOC130252290 gene encoding organic solute transporter subunit alpha-like, with product MEGEANGTLRSSCGSREPPYAEDLLRSLDLPGRFLFATLTLMTLIAILVFIEEAVYIYRKIPSSKRSIIIWINAAAPVISTTSCIGMWIPRSAMFTDFTAGIFFAIVIHKFLMMMIKECGGQKVLLRRFENGHFTISTGPCCCCCPCLPRVPITRKTLFWLQLSTFQFAVFRPVLVFLSIVLWTNDNYILYNLSPRGPALWISCIVGALTLFALWAVGIMFRKVRILLKCKNIIPKFALYQFIVILNHLQITIINMLATQKIIPCAPPLSSTVRGSYIAHQLLIMEMFLITVISRVVYRRKYHDLEPPECVAEEPRDKKQTPKITLNGAIVEDGLPKV from the exons ATGGAGGGCGAGGCGAACGGGACCCTGCGCTCATCCTGCGGCTCCAGGGAGCCGCCCTACGCAGAGGATCTTCTCCGGA gtCTTGACCTACCAGGGAGATTTCTCTTTGCAACCTTGACTCTGATGACGCTCATTGCCATTCTGGTGTTTATAGAGGAAGCAGTCTACATCTACAGGAAAATCCCCTCCTCCAAAAGATCAATCATTATTTGGATTAATGCTGCAGCTCCA GTGATCTCTACTACTTCATGCATTGGCATGTGGATTCCTCGCTCAGCAATGTTCACAGATTTCACAGCAGGAAT ATTTTTTGCTATAGTTATCCACAAGTttctgatgatgatgattaaaGAGTGTGGAGGCCAGAAGGTGCTCCTCAGACGGTTTGAAAATGGTCACTTCACCATCAGCACcgggccctgctgctgctgctgcccctgcctccCTCGCGTGCCCATCACCAG gaAAACCCTCttttggctgcagctgagcacctTTCAGTTTGCTGTCTTTCGGCCTGTGCTCGTATTTTTATCAATAGTACTTTGGACTAATGACAATTACATCCTTTACAAT TTGTCTCCCAGAGGACCTGCACTGTGGATCAGCTGCATCGTTGGTGCCCTCACCCTTTTTGCTCTGTGGGCGGTGGGAATCATGTTCCGAAAAGTTAGGATTCTCCTTAAGTGTAAGAACATTATCCCAAAGTTTGCTCTTTATCAG TTTATTGTCATTCTGAACCACCTGCAGATCACTATTATCAACATGCTCGCTACACAAAAAATCATTCCCTGTGCTCCACCACTCTCCTCTACAGTAAGAGGATCAT ataTAGCCCATCAGCTGCTCATCATGGAAATGTTTCTGATAACTGTAATCTCTAGAGTGGTCTATCGGAGAAAATACCATGACCTAGAGCCTCCAGAGTGTGTGGCTGAAGAACCCAGGGACAAGAAGCAGACTCCTAAGATTACCCTGAATGGTGCAATTGTTGAAGATGGATTGCCAAAGGTTTAG